In bacterium, the genomic stretch GAAAAACGTCTGAGCAAACTGAAGGAGCCGGAGGATCTATCGCGCCGCGCGCCGATCATCCTCGCTCCCGCGCCCGTCGCCGGCGCGCCGGGATTGGTGCTGATGGTGGGGCTGCGTTAGCGGCGCTTGCCGCGCATCATCTCAAGGACTTCGTCAGTCGACATGCCGCCTGTCGCGGCTCCACGCAGATGACGCACGAGTTCTTCGCCGCGCCCAGGTGTGAATTCGACCGCGCGCGTGACGATCAATTGACCGTCGCATACGTCCAACTCGACTGGCGATCCCGGAATGAGGCCTAGCGTGTCGCGAATCGCTTTCGGAATCGTGATTCGACCAGACTTTGAAATTCGCAGCTTCGACGTCATAAGGATAACGAATGCATCGTCTTGCAGCTTGCATCAAGCCGTCATTGTGCTTGCAAAATGCATGCAATCCGGTGCAAACTTCATGAAGGAGGACGTTGCCATGCCCAGCCTGCAGATAAGGAATGTGCCGGAGGATCTACTGAATGAGATCCGAGAAGAGGCGCGCAAGGAGCACCGCTCGGTGACGGCTCAAGCCCTTGTCATGATTTCGGACGCGATGGAAAACCGGAAACGAAAACAACGCGTCGAGGAATTGCTGGCAAAGGCCGACGAAATTCGCCGGACCACGAAACGCACGAAAAACATCCCGGACAGCGTCGAGATCATTCGCCAGGCTCGCGAAGAGCGCCTTCGCAATATTCTCGGTGGGTGACGGCTACGTCATCGACGCGAGTGTCGCCGTCAAGATTTTCCAGCAGGAAGATCACAGTGACAACGCCCGCCGCCTCATCGATCTCGTCAAGACGCAAGCGCATCCCGTTTACGTTCCCGACGTATTTTTTGCGGAGTGCGCAAACGTGTTTCGCACGTGGATTCGATTGAAACACATGTCGCCGGAGAAGGCCGGCGTTTGCCTCGGCGTGCTGGCGGAGCTTCCGCTGGAGCGCCTGCCGAGCGAGACGATCCTGGCAAGCGCGTTGAGCATCGCGGTCCGATTCGATCTGACGGCTTACGATGCCATATACGTCGCACTCGCGCGCAACACTCGATCGGCGCTCGTCACGGCCGACAAGGCGATATTGCGCAATGTTCGCGGTCCTGATTATGAGGTGGTTTCGATTGCCGAATGGCGCGGCTGACGCTCACCCCTCCGGCAATTCCGCCATCACCTGCCGGAAATAGCGTTCCTCCGCATCCGCGATCTCGCGCAGCGTCGCGGCGGGCGCGTCGAAGCCGCCGGGGTGTTCGCGCTCGCTGATCGATTTCATCTGGGACGCCAGGCGCGTCCAGAGCGCGGCGATCGCGGAAATCTCGCCGGCAAGATCCAGGCGCGCGACATCCGCGTCGTTCGCGGCGGCTTCGCGCAGAAAGTCCGCGTATTTCGCGCGGAAGCTCGCGCCGCCCGTGCCGCGTTTTTCGATGATCTGATACGCGAACCGCGCGCACCACGCCCAATCCTGGGCGTCGGCCCAGCCGGACAGCGCGTCGGCGCAACGCCGCATCGCGGGTACGCCGAAAAAATCTCCGTCGGGCAACATGCGCGCGGGAAGTTCGGTGATCGCGGCTCGCGCGGCCTCGCGCACGGGAAGAACCGCGGGCACGCCCCGCACGTCCCACCACTGGTACGACAGATCAAAAAGCGGATCGTGAAAGGTACGCGCCTTCGCCAGTTCATCGAGCGGCACGCGCATGACGCCGGGATATTCCGTGTCGGAGATCAAGGCGTCGCCCGCGGATTCGTCGTAACCGACAAGCAGCACCTTGTGGCCGGGGAAGTGCGTCCGGGTGTTGAAATACGGCATGTGGCGGATATCGACCTGGAGCAGCACCGGCCGGCCTTCGTCGATCGCGGCGCGCACCGCGCGCCATGCGTCCACCGCGTTCTCGTGACGCCGGATCGGCGCATCGATGCCAAGCAGGCGAAAAAAGTCCTCCTCCATCGTCGGGCTGCGTCCCATGAAAACACGGCTCGGGCTGCGCGGCGCCTCGAAGTAGAAAAACGCCGGCGCCATGCCGATGCCCAGGCACATCGGCTCGGACAGGCCGCGCCCGAAATGGCGCAGCAGATTGCGCAACGAGCCGGATCCGCAATGGAATCCCTGTTCGTGCCGAAAGCCTTCGATCATGCGTTGCATCAGGCGGCAAGCTCCCCGGCCGTGCGGCGCGCGACGCCCCATGCGGGGCCGGGCGTCGCGGCATCCGGATGAATGTAGCGAAACCAACGCACGCCTTGCAGCGATGTTTCGCCCATGTCGACAAATCCCAACTGACGCAGCCACCCGCGCGCGAGCGTTCCGCCCCGGTCAACGCCGTTTCGCGTCTCGTGCGACAGGACCAGCCACACCTCGGGCGCGCCGGTCACGACGGTGACGAACGCGGCGCGATCCGCGGTGGTCATGAACGCGGCGGACTCTCGCCCCGCGTCCTCGTGGCCGGGAAGACCCGTCGGCAGCGGCACGAAGGGGCCCTCGCGGTTCGAATAAACGTGAAACGCGTCGGCGACGAAATGCGCGCTTGTCAACACGACGGCGCCCGGGACGGCGGAATGGTCGTAGAGGCTCACGGCCTCGCGCAGATCCTCGCGATGCATCGTACGCACGCCCGGCAGCATCAGCGCCTGCGCCGCCAGCAGCACGCCGACCGCGGCCAGGCGGACGCGCTCGCCGGACAGGGCGCGCAGCGCGAGCATGACGACAAGCATCGACGGCGCGGCGAAACACGCAAAGTAGATGAGCCCCACCCAAACGCCGAAGACGACGTGTGCGAGAAATCCGAGAACGAACACGACGCCGACAAACACCGCCGGCAGGCCGAGGGCGGGCGTGCCGAAGCGATCCGACAACGCGAATCCGAACATGTCCGCGCCGCGCCGCCGGGCCGCGAAAAACGCCAGCGCCCACGCGCCCGCGGCCAGGATTGCCGTCACCGCGGCGCCCGTGATCTTGCCGAAGCTGTATGCGTAGTCGCCGGCGGCCGCGAGCGGGGAAAAATACGCGAACGCCTGCGCGGCGCGGCGCGCGAATTCGTAGGGTGTCGGCGGCCAGACGTACCACCCGCCACCGGAAACCGCGCGCGCCGCTTGCCCGATGGCGACGGCAAACCACGGCGACGCGACAAGCACGCCGAGCCCCGAGGCCAAAAGGAGAGCGCGGCGGAAAAACGGATCGCGCCGCCCCGCGACAAGCGCCAGCACGGCCTGCGCGAGAACGACATAGACGGCGTAATAAAAAGTCAGCAGCATCAGGGCGTTGACGACGGCCAGCCCGAGCGCAAGCGGCCTTCGCGGGCGGCGCGCCAGATGCCAGGTCAGCACGAAGGCGATCCCGCCGAACAGCGCGAAGAGCATGTAGCTGCGCCCCAGGCGCGAAAACGCCAAAAGGTTCGGCGAAAGGAACGACAGCGCGGACGCCGCGATCGCCCCGCGCGATCCGTGCGCGAGAAATCCCACGTATGCGAGCAGCCCGACGAGCAACGTCCCGGCGATGACGGACACCGCGCGCACCTTCGCTTCGATCGAAAACGGCAGCGCGCCGCCCACAAGGCGTACGAGCGTCGGGAACACCGGCGGATGCACGTCGCGCGTCAGGTCGCCCTCGGCCGGCATGAACGCCACCTTCGCGATGTGCAACTCGTCCGTGTTCAGGCCGGCGCCGTCAAGATTCCACGCGCGGGCGGCGAACGCAAAAACGACGAAAACGGCGGCAAGGGGGACGAGGGGAAAGCGCACGAGACAAATTTAGACTGAAAGGTTGAAAGGCTGAAAGGTCCTTACACGCCCGGCGCGCGGAGTGAACTCCGCGGGATCGCAATCGAATGCGATGACCTTCCGGACTTCCAGTCTATTCCCGTGTCAAACCCTCACCACCACGGACTGCGTGATCTTGTCGTGCCATCCCTGCTTGTTGTGGTCGAGCGGGATGGAGATGAACCCCATGCCGAAACACAGCGCGGAAAACAGGCTGGCGACGTGGCGCAGGAAGGCGAGACCGTAGCCGATCGCGCCGCCGCTTTTGTTCACGACCTTCAGGCCGAACACCATCATCCCCGGGGTCTGCCCGGTCGAGCCGACGAAAAACGTGAAGTACGCGGCGCCGATCATGAGAAAGAGAATGTAAAAGGGCCCGGAGAGGCGCATGTAATCGGCCACGTTCGCGGTATCGCCCATCAGCAACAGCACGCCGCGCCCCGCCAGCAGAAAAACACCGAGCACGACGGCCAGCGCGGAAACGTCGATGAGACCCGCGAGCGTGCGTACGCCAAGGCCGCCCTTGCGCACCGACGGGCGGTGCCTCGGCCGGCGGCGCACGTGCGTCCGTTCGATCTCCTCTTCGACCGTTTCCGGTTCGACGATCTCTTCCTCGAATATGGCGTCGATGTCCGCATCGGCCTCATCGGAGACGGGATGCGGCACGACAGCCGCCACCGGCCCGCTGAACACGAACGGCGCCTCCGGTTCCTCGGCCGGCGCGAGATCCACGACGGCGCGGATCGGGGGCGGCACTTCCTCCGCTGATTCGTCGGCGTCGTCGCTCGCGGCCGCCGGCGGCGCGTCCAAAAGGGCTTCCGGCGCGATCTCCTCCACGAGGAGGCCGGCGTCCGGCTCCGGCGCAAGTTCCGGGACGCTCTCCGGCGCGAGGAGGATATCGGCCTCGATTTCGGCCGCCGGTTCGGCCGTCTCCGCGACCGCTTCCGCGAGGGGTTCGATCGGGGGCGCCTCGGTTCCACGAGCGCGCGCGGCAAGCAGCTCCAGGTATTCATGCGCCTGCGGAATGCCGCGGTATCCAAGATTCTCCGCGTCCAGGCGGGGAAGCTCGTCGGGCGCCGCGAACGGCGCCGCGGCATCGACGTCCGCGACAGGCGCACTGTCCCAATCGATGGCAAGACCTTCGAGCTGCTTCCGCACAACGTCGTCGTCGAGTTCTTTTTCCTCGGTCTCGATGACGAAATCTTCGGCGGATCGCGCGCGACGCGGCGCGCCCTCGTCGCCGAAACCCTCCTCGGCTACCTCGCCGGCGATCGCCAGGATCGCGTCGCGATGCGCGTTAGCGGATCGAATCTGCGCCTCGCGGCGGCGCTCGTCGGCTTGCTGTTCAATGTTCCGGCGGATCGAAAGGGCGTGTTCGCGGTTGGGATCGGGTTCGGCGGCGGGCGTGCTGATCTCGGTATAAGCGCGTGATTCGGGCAACGCGGCGCCCCGGCCTCCGCGCCCGGGCGCCCACGCTTCCTTTTCTGCCAACTCGGCCTCGCGCCGGCGAAGCTCTTGCTCGCGGCGCTCGGATTCGGCCTTAGCGCGTTCGACGCGTTCGAGTTCCGCGGCCAGCTCGGCCTGGCGCCGCTCCAGTTCTTCCAGGCTGACCAGGTCGTCGAGCCGCCGGCCGTCGAACTCGCGGCGTTCGGCGTCGCGCGTATCGAGAAGCACGGGCTCCTCGCCCGCCCGGCGGTCTTCCGTGAGGCGGCGCCGGAAGGCGCGGCGCGGCTCGATCGGCTCGCGCGCGGCGCCCTCGCCCCCGGGTACGCGCTCCGGCGCGGCACCGCTCGTCAGCAACACGCTTTTCGGATCGGGCTCGATGCCGAGCTTGCGCCGGACCGCGGCCAGGTCGTGTCCGCAGCGCTTGCACGTGTCCAGATAGTTATAGCTGACGAAGCCGCACTTGGGGCATTTCATCGTTGTTTTTCTATACGCGGCAGCGGCGTTTTTTCGTTAGGAGGCATGAGCGAAAACGCATTGTCGTTCCCCCGCGCGCGAGGGTCAAGCCAACGCGGAACGGCGAATGCCGAACCGCGAATTGGACAGGTAACCTCTCTCTCACGCCCAGACGCCAAGGAGCCGGAGCCGGCCGCTTGCTATCGCTCGTCGCGCGGGCATCGCCAGTTTTTCGGCGCTTCCGCTGCCTTGCGATTCCTCTCTTTCCTATTTCCTATTTTCTGTTTTCTCCTTATGGTTCGCGCCGCCATGAGCCGGCCCGTTCAAACCGTCATTTTTCTCGTGCGTCATGGGGAGTCCGAGGCGAACGTCGCGGAGGTCATCTGCGGCGATTCGGAAAGCCCGCTGACAAAGCGCGGCGTCGCGCAGACGGTGGAGGTCGCCGAGCGCCTCGCCGGCGTGAAATTCGACGCCGCTTATACGAGCCCCCTTGAACGCGCGTTCAAGACCTGCGAGGCGATTCTGGCCGGTCGCGGCGTTACCGCGACGGTGCTGCCTGACCTTCGCGAGCAGGACTTCGGCGCGTGGGAGGGGCTGTCGTTTCGCGAGCTGGCCGAAAAGGATCCGGAGGCGATCCGCCGCTTCACGAACGACCCCATGAACGCCACGGGCGAGGGCGGCGAGACGCTCGGCGTGTTCGGCGAACGCGTGCGCCGCGCGATCTTCGACGATGTACTCGCCAATCACGCGGGCGAAACGGTGCTTGTCGTCAGCCACGGCGGCACGACGCGCGTCGCGCTGAACCTGCTGCTCGACCTGGACCTTTCGCGCCACTTCTTCCGCTTCGACATCCAGAACGCTACCGCGGCGGTGGTGCGTCACAGCGATTCCGGCGCGCGCCTGGTCGGCCTGAACCTGCGCGAAATGGCGCATCTGAGGCTGAGGCCGAGGGGGTAGGGAGGCGGACTTCCCTGGTGCGCCCGCGCACCGTTCCCTGATGGACAAAATGGACA encodes the following:
- a CDS encoding RDD family protein encodes the protein MKCPKCGFVSYNYLDTCKRCGHDLAAVRRKLGIEPDPKSVLLTSGAAPERVPGGEGAAREPIEPRRAFRRRLTEDRRAGEEPVLLDTRDAERREFDGRRLDDLVSLEELERRQAELAAELERVERAKAESERREQELRRREAELAEKEAWAPGRGGRGAALPESRAYTEISTPAAEPDPNREHALSIRRNIEQQADERRREAQIRSANAHRDAILAIAGEVAEEGFGDEGAPRRARSAEDFVIETEEKELDDDVVRKQLEGLAIDWDSAPVADVDAAAPFAAPDELPRLDAENLGYRGIPQAHEYLELLAARARGTEAPPIEPLAEAVAETAEPAAEIEADILLAPESVPELAPEPDAGLLVEEIAPEALLDAPPAAASDDADESAEEVPPPIRAVVDLAPAEEPEAPFVFSGPVAAVVPHPVSDEADADIDAIFEEEIVEPETVEEEIERTHVRRRPRHRPSVRKGGLGVRTLAGLIDVSALAVVLGVFLLAGRGVLLLMGDTANVADYMRLSGPFYILFLMIGAAYFTFFVGSTGQTPGMMVFGLKVVNKSGGAIGYGLAFLRHVASLFSALCFGMGFISIPLDHNKQGWHDKITQSVVVRV
- a CDS encoding BtrH N-terminal domain-containing protein, encoding MQRMIEGFRHEQGFHCGSGSLRNLLRHFGRGLSEPMCLGIGMAPAFFYFEAPRSPSRVFMGRSPTMEEDFFRLLGIDAPIRRHENAVDAWRAVRAAIDEGRPVLLQVDIRHMPYFNTRTHFPGHKVLLVGYDESAGDALISDTEYPGVMRVPLDELAKARTFHDPLFDLSYQWWDVRGVPAVLPVREAARAAITELPARMLPDGDFFGVPAMRRCADALSGWADAQDWAWCARFAYQIIEKRGTGGASFRAKYADFLREAAANDADVARLDLAGEISAIAALWTRLASQMKSISEREHPGGFDAPAATLREIADAEERYFRQVMAELPEG
- a CDS encoding glycosyltransferase family 39 protein encodes the protein MRFPLVPLAAVFVVFAFAARAWNLDGAGLNTDELHIAKVAFMPAEGDLTRDVHPPVFPTLVRLVGGALPFSIEAKVRAVSVIAGTLLVGLLAYVGFLAHGSRGAIAASALSFLSPNLLAFSRLGRSYMLFALFGGIAFVLTWHLARRPRRPLALGLAVVNALMLLTFYYAVYVVLAQAVLALVAGRRDPFFRRALLLASGLGVLVASPWFAVAIGQAARAVSGGGWYVWPPTPYEFARRAAQAFAYFSPLAAAGDYAYSFGKITGAAVTAILAAGAWALAFFAARRRGADMFGFALSDRFGTPALGLPAVFVGVVFVLGFLAHVVFGVWVGLIYFACFAAPSMLVVMLALRALSGERVRLAAVGVLLAAQALMLPGVRTMHREDLREAVSLYDHSAVPGAVVLTSAHFVADAFHVYSNREGPFVPLPTGLPGHEDAGRESAAFMTTADRAAFVTVVTGAPEVWLVLSHETRNGVDRGGTLARGWLRQLGFVDMGETSLQGVRWFRYIHPDAATPGPAWGVARRTAGELAA
- a CDS encoding histidine phosphatase family protein; this encodes MSRPVQTVIFLVRHGESEANVAEVICGDSESPLTKRGVAQTVEVAERLAGVKFDAAYTSPLERAFKTCEAILAGRGVTATVLPDLREQDFGAWEGLSFRELAEKDPEAIRRFTNDPMNATGEGGETLGVFGERVRRAIFDDVLANHAGETVLVVSHGGTTRVALNLLLDLDLSRHFFRFDIQNATAAVVRHSDSGARLVGLNLREMAHLRLRPRG
- a CDS encoding type II toxin-antitoxin system VapC family toxin gives rise to the protein MGDGYVIDASVAVKIFQQEDHSDNARRLIDLVKTQAHPVYVPDVFFAECANVFRTWIRLKHMSPEKAGVCLGVLAELPLERLPSETILASALSIAVRFDLTAYDAIYVALARNTRSALVTADKAILRNVRGPDYEVVSIAEWRG
- a CDS encoding AbrB/MazE/SpoVT family DNA-binding domain-containing protein, whose amino-acid sequence is MTSKLRISKSGRITIPKAIRDTLGLIPGSPVELDVCDGQLIVTRAVEFTPGRGEELVRHLRGAATGGMSTDEVLEMMRGKRR